One Triticum dicoccoides isolate Atlit2015 ecotype Zavitan chromosome 5B, WEW_v2.0, whole genome shotgun sequence genomic window carries:
- the LOC119310154 gene encoding elongation factor 1-beta-like has protein sequence MAGAKSSVLLDVKPWDDETDMAKLEEAVRGVAMEGLTWGASKLVPVGYGMSKMQIMLTIVDDLVSVDDLIEDHLCAEPVDEFVQSCDIASFNKI, from the exons ATGGCGGGCGCAAAGTCGTCGGTTCTGCTCGACGTGAAGCCGTGGGACGACGAGACCGACATGGCCAAGCTCGAGGAAGCCGTACGAGGCGTCGCCATGGAAGGGCTGACATGGGGTGCAT CCAAGCTTGTTCCGGTTGGGTACGGGATGAGCAAGATGCAGATCATGCTGACGATCGTCGACGATCTCGTGTCCGTCGACGACCTCATCGAGGACCATCTCTGCGCCGAGCCCGTCGACGAGTTCGTGCAGAGCTGCGACATTGCCAGCTTCAACAAAATAT GA
- the LOC119311740 gene encoding E3 ubiquitin protein ligase DRIP2-like, whose protein sequence is MQPDPDPASRPRQEGSPPPPPDPMPTEEEQAAPEPNPDAEEAKDAPAEEVEEAVDQDEEVKGREAGVKDGEEQEEERRGRGRKRGRRPGAPRGLVMVKRELLARCMTCPLCNRLLRDATTVSECLHTFCRKCIYKKFNDEEVESCPVCDIDLGCTPVEKLRADHSLQDVRSKIFPSKRKKIKVEDVASPDSPPNKRKERSISSLVVHTPRLTPTGSTGRRTKVVTRKAAASLHSLGPTVDNPVKKENSDKSAHSSSLPANLGKVPKTKRQILSNAEEASNYSSNKDTEDDSKDMADNAELWRPLNCLVEAANRTKSFRSSLQGSGVKREQLNGSPSTTNGIKTNPKEHPKRPKTEDDKKDAPVPPVTLKRKLKGTGRRRSGLRAPADGDPDGALTQNEKRFNCIWFSLVASLEQKGDSPLPQIPSHYLRIKDANIPASSIQKYLVQKLSLPSESEVEINCCGQPVNPTQPLRNLVELWLRGRSALTTQAIVGSPAEEFVMVLNYGRPKPMEPLSAQ, encoded by the exons ATGCAGCCAGACCCGGACCCCGCGTCGCGCCCGCGCCAGGAGGGcagcccgccgcccccgccggacCCCATGCCTACGGAGGAGGAGCAGGCGGCGCCCGAACCCAACCCGGATGCGGAGGAGGCCAAGGACGCGCCTgccgaggaggtggaggaggcggtggACCAGGACGAGGAGGTCAAGGGACGGGAGGCGGGGGTCAAGGAtggggaggagcaggaggaggagaggaggggcaggGGGCGGAAGCGAGGGAGGCGgcccggcgcgcccagggggctggTCATGGTGAAGCGGGAGCTGCTCGCGCGCTGCATGACGTGCCCGCTCTGCAACCGCCTCCTCCGCGACGCCACCACCGTCTCCGAGTGCCTCCACACAT TTTGTAGAAAGTGTATATACAAGAAGTTTAATGACGAGGAGGTAGAGTCCTGCCCAGTATGTGACATTGATCTTGGCTGCACTCCAGTCGAGAAGCTTAG AGCTGACCACAGTCTGCAAGATGTAAGATCCAAAATCTTCCCCTCCAAAAGAAAGAAGATTAAGGTTGAAGATGTTGCATCTCCTGATTCACCTCCTAATAAAAGGAAAGAGAGATCCATCTCTTCATTAGTGGTCCATACACCTAGATTAACACCGACAGGATCGACTGGACGGCGGACAAAGGTAGTTACCAGGAAAGCTGCTGCTTCCTTGCATAGCCTTGGTCCTACCGTTGACAATCCTGTGAAAAAGGAAAACAGTGACAAGAGTGCTCATAGCTCAAGCTTGCCTGCTAATTTGGGCAAAGTGCCAAAAACAAAGAGACAG ATATTGTCAAATGCGGAGGAGGCATCTAACTATTCCAGCAATAAAGATACTGAAGATGATAGTAAGGACATGGCAGATAATGCTGAGCTCTGGAGACCTTTAAATTGTTTGGTCGAAGCTGCAAACAGGACAAAGTCCTTCAGGTCAAGTTTACAAGGTTCAGGTGTTAAAAGAGAGCAGCTTAATGGTTCTCCCAGTACCACAAATGGCATCAAAACAAACCCAAAAGAGCATCCGAAGAGACCCAAAACTGAGGATGATAAGAAAGATGCTCCAGTTCCACCAGTGACGCTAAAAAGGAAACTTAAAGGGACTGGGCGGAGAAGGAGCGGACTTCGAGCTCCAGCCGATGGGGATCCTGATGGCGCACTTACACAGAACGAAAAGAGATTCAACTGCATATGGTTTTCGTTGGTTGCGTCACTCGAACA GAAAGGGGACTCACCTCTACCACAGATACCTTCACACTATTTGCGAATAAA AGATGCAAATATACCTGCTTCGTCTATCCAAAAGTACCTCGTGCAGAAGCTCAGTCTCCCGAGTGAGTCCGAG GTGGAAATAAATTGCTGCGGGCAGCCAGTGAACCCTACACAACCTCTGCGCAATTTAGTAGAGTTGTGGCTGAGGGGGCGATCAGCACTGACAACACAGGCCATTGTAGGCTCCCCCGCGGAAGAGTTTGTGATGGTGCTAAATTATGGACGGCCAAAGCCCATGGAACCTTTGAGTGCACAGTAA